One Portunus trituberculatus isolate SZX2019 chromosome 7, ASM1759143v1, whole genome shotgun sequence genomic window carries:
- the LOC123497994 gene encoding autophagy-related protein 23-like gives MIFSRNETDAETKEPHEEIALPLIPGAKNETKEQENKTVFSRNETVGETIEPHEEILPRANITHESETETEGNESEIVQNKSMNLETTIAEIETTTIAIEEKTESIQKLNEDLSKQTILLQNRTEDLEKKSNEMKNKILEVENKTMRLEKESDAMLMESVIIGRTMLRVETETNDIENKAVGLKETTENLQNKTGDLQEGTQSLQAQIEALQNKMMHLENMMEKILNMTVEIEDHTLGLEKETLDLENKTVELEDKVTGIYNWTQQMQKRTSQLENKTTGLRSKTVGLQNKASVLKKKAFPADDDVLSARKTVGV, from the exons atgatattttCAAGGAACGAAACAGATGCGGAAACTAAAGAACCACATGAGGAAATTGCGTTGCCACTAATCCCAG GTGCTAAGAACGAAACtaaagagcaagaaaacaaaacggtATTTTCGAGGAACGAAACGGTTGGCGAAACTATAGAACCACACGAGGAAATTTTACCACGAGCGAACATAACTCACGAGAGCGAAACAGAAACTGAAGGAAACGAAAGCGAAATTGTACAGAACAAATCGATGAATCTAGAGACCACGATAGCGGAAATTGAAACGACCACGATAGCGATTGAGGAAAAAACGGAAAGTATtcagaaattaaatgaagatcTCAGTAAACAAACAATACTTCTGCAGAACCGAACAGAAGATCTTgagaaaaaatcaaatgaaatgaaaaacaaaatactagAAGTGGAAAACAAAACGATGCGATTAGAAAAGGAATCAGATGCGATGTTAATGGAGAGTGTCATAATAGGACGAACGATGCTGCGTGTGGAGACAGAAACCAATGACATTGAAAACAAAGCTGTGGGTTTGAAGGAGACGACCGAGAATCTCCAGAACAAGACAGGAGACCTGCAGGAAGGAACTCAGAGTCTGCAGGCTCAGATTGAAGCTCTACAGAACAAGATGATGCACTTAGAGAACATGATGGAAAAAATCTTGAACATGACAGTAGAAATTGAAGACCATACATTAGgtctggaaaaagaaacactggATTTGGAGAATAAGACAGTCGAATTGGAAGACAAGGTGACTGGTATTTATAATTGGACTCAACAGATGCAGAAGCGAACGTCGCAACTGGAGAACAAGACTACTGGACTGCGGAGCAAGACAGTAGGCTTGCAAAACAAGGCATCAGTCCTGAAAAAGAAAGCTTTTCCTGCAGATGATGATGTGTTGTCTGCGAGGAAAACAGTAGGCGTGTAA